A genomic window from Litoreibacter janthinus includes:
- a CDS encoding P-II family nitrogen regulator has product MQTHDAKRVVITIEAVMEGRLTDALQTADVSGYSILPVLGGSGRSGPWSREGQVSRAGGMVQVICIVHPDKLDKLLDAAFAVVERHIGIVTVTDCQVLRAERF; this is encoded by the coding sequence ATGCAAACGCATGACGCCAAACGCGTAGTGATCACCATCGAGGCTGTAATGGAAGGCCGCCTGACCGACGCACTGCAAACGGCGGACGTTTCGGGCTATTCAATCCTTCCTGTGCTTGGCGGATCAGGGCGGTCCGGTCCTTGGAGTCGCGAAGGTCAGGTGAGCCGCGCGGGCGGCATGGTTCAGGTCATTTGCATCGTGCATCCCGACAAATTGGACAAACTGCTCGACGCAGCGTTCGCAGTGGTCGAGCGGCATATCGGCATCGTGACCGTGACCGACTGTCAGGTGCTTCGGGCGGAGCGGTTCTAG
- a CDS encoding FkbM family methyltransferase encodes MTNPSDLDLAQSTDSGGKLFARLWRGYLRKHWILLVLAFVFMVIEGSTLGALSYMLQPMFDLVFVEGRESAIWWVGLGIFALFVIRGVTGIIHKSILTGVSYRASTEVQLDLLRHTLTLDNAFHSRTSPGSMIERVQGDVTAIQSLWNMILVSAGRDLIALLSLLGVALSIDWKWTLVAIVGAPLLVVPSLLVQRYVRRKSNYLRDVAGKRTTRLDEVFHGITPIKLNRMEAYQAENFSGLSDTWVKATIKTTIGQATVPALVDFAVGFGFFCVLLYGGPQIIAGEKTIGEFMSFFTAMSLAFQPMRRLGGVLGYWEMMIASLSRIFGLFDTKPAVIDRLAADADLDGSSIMFENVALSYGDKAVLNGLSFGAASGTTTALVGSSGAGKSTVFNVLTRLVDPAAGRITIGGVDIQDMPLSQLRGLFSVVSQDALLFDETLRENILLGRDDVDEKQLQQVLDDAHVSDFLKNLPDGLETAVGPRGSNLSGGQRQRVAIARALLRDTPILLLDEATSALDAESEKVVQKALERLSKGRTTLVIAHRLSTVRDADQILVLDHGELAESGPHDELIDKGGIYARLHDLQFQTGTKPFTGDIPVSAKNAIRSTGSGIWRSLSGKERNLDDADDQFAFGHFAPNLVQRAMIALGKSTPLKRGVFRGGWTSLVLAAGRGKLDIHFRDCAYRIRGENNLIEYGLLLNPDYNGQDLDFLIKDAPIDANFVDLGCNIGLYAQPMARCAPSGRTIAVDANPLMVDRLTWNASASKLDNLHVIHCAVSDQEGRGDLQIRKDDLAIVAVEETPDGEMPVRRLDALLAEHSITQIYGLKIDIEGHEDKALAPFITEAPESLLPRRIVIEHPYPEADYPGCTRAFALRGYSLVARTRNNSLYELTKP; translated from the coding sequence TTGACCAATCCCTCAGACCTAGATTTGGCCCAGTCGACCGACAGCGGCGGGAAGCTCTTTGCGCGTTTGTGGCGGGGATATCTTCGCAAACACTGGATTTTGCTCGTCCTCGCCTTCGTGTTCATGGTCATCGAAGGCAGCACCTTGGGTGCGCTCAGCTATATGCTGCAGCCCATGTTCGACCTAGTTTTCGTCGAAGGCCGCGAAAGTGCCATTTGGTGGGTTGGTCTTGGAATATTTGCGCTGTTTGTCATCCGTGGTGTGACCGGAATCATTCACAAAAGCATTCTGACCGGCGTGTCCTACCGTGCTTCGACCGAAGTTCAACTGGATTTGCTCCGCCATACACTGACCCTAGACAACGCCTTTCATTCCCGCACCTCACCCGGATCAATGATCGAGCGTGTGCAAGGCGATGTGACCGCCATCCAAAGCCTGTGGAACATGATACTGGTCAGCGCCGGCCGCGACCTGATCGCGTTGTTGTCGCTCCTTGGGGTGGCGTTGTCGATTGATTGGAAATGGACGCTGGTCGCCATCGTAGGCGCGCCCCTTTTGGTTGTCCCAAGCCTGCTTGTGCAGCGTTATGTGCGACGCAAGTCCAACTACCTGCGCGACGTGGCGGGAAAACGCACCACACGTCTGGACGAGGTTTTTCATGGCATCACTCCGATCAAGCTGAACCGGATGGAAGCCTATCAGGCTGAGAACTTCTCAGGTTTGTCCGATACTTGGGTTAAAGCCACGATCAAAACGACAATCGGGCAGGCGACCGTGCCTGCCTTGGTCGACTTTGCGGTCGGCTTCGGCTTTTTCTGCGTTCTGCTTTACGGGGGCCCGCAGATTATCGCAGGCGAAAAGACCATCGGCGAGTTCATGAGCTTTTTCACCGCAATGTCTTTGGCCTTCCAGCCGATGCGGCGCTTGGGCGGCGTTTTAGGCTATTGGGAGATGATGATCGCGAGCCTCAGCCGTATCTTTGGCTTGTTTGACACCAAACCCGCCGTAATAGACCGGTTGGCCGCAGACGCAGATTTGGACGGATCGTCCATCATGTTCGAGAACGTAGCCCTTTCCTATGGCGATAAAGCTGTTCTGAACGGGCTGAGCTTTGGCGCAGCGTCCGGCACTACAACTGCATTGGTTGGATCGTCTGGCGCAGGTAAAAGCACAGTGTTCAATGTGCTGACGCGACTGGTTGATCCCGCTGCTGGCAGGATCACGATTGGCGGCGTCGACATTCAGGATATGCCATTGTCGCAACTGCGTGGTCTGTTCTCTGTCGTGTCGCAAGACGCGCTGCTATTTGATGAAACCTTGCGCGAAAATATCCTCCTTGGTCGTGACGACGTTGACGAGAAGCAGCTGCAACAGGTTCTGGACGACGCCCATGTCAGTGACTTCCTGAAAAACCTGCCCGACGGGTTGGAAACTGCCGTTGGCCCGCGGGGAAGCAACCTGTCAGGGGGCCAGCGTCAGCGTGTCGCCATCGCACGCGCCCTGTTGCGTGACACCCCTATTCTGCTTCTTGACGAGGCGACCAGCGCATTGGACGCAGAATCCGAGAAGGTGGTGCAAAAAGCGCTGGAGCGCCTGTCAAAGGGGCGCACGACACTGGTTATTGCCCACCGCCTTTCTACAGTGCGGGATGCCGATCAAATTCTGGTCCTCGACCACGGAGAGCTTGCCGAGAGCGGCCCGCATGACGAGCTGATCGACAAAGGCGGAATTTACGCGCGGCTTCATGACCTACAATTCCAAACTGGAACTAAACCCTTTACCGGAGATATCCCCGTGAGTGCAAAGAACGCGATACGAAGCACAGGGTCCGGTATATGGCGTAGCCTTAGTGGCAAGGAACGCAACCTCGACGACGCCGACGACCAGTTTGCGTTTGGCCATTTTGCGCCAAACCTGGTTCAGCGCGCGATGATCGCGCTAGGGAAATCGACACCCTTGAAACGTGGCGTATTTCGGGGCGGCTGGACCTCCTTAGTGCTGGCTGCGGGGCGCGGCAAATTGGACATTCACTTCCGAGATTGTGCCTATCGAATCCGCGGCGAAAACAACTTGATCGAGTATGGCCTGCTGCTCAATCCCGACTATAACGGCCAGGACCTGGACTTCCTGATAAAGGACGCGCCAATCGACGCCAACTTCGTGGATCTGGGCTGCAACATTGGGCTTTACGCACAGCCGATGGCGCGGTGCGCTCCGAGCGGGCGCACCATCGCCGTCGATGCAAATCCGCTCATGGTGGATCGACTGACTTGGAACGCCTCAGCGAGCAAGTTGGACAATCTTCATGTCATCCACTGCGCGGTCAGCGATCAGGAAGGGCGTGGCGATCTTCAGATCCGCAAAGACGATCTGGCCATCGTCGCTGTAGAAGAAACCCCGGATGGGGAAATGCCGGTTCGCCGACTTGATGCACTGCTGGCAGAGCACAGCATCACACAGATTTATGGCCTTAAGATCGATATAGAGGGCCACGAAGACAAAGCGCTCGCTCCGTTCATAACCGAGGCGCCCGAAAGCCTGTTGCCACGCCGTATTGTAATTGAGCACCCCTATCCTGAGGCTGATTATCCCGGCTGCACAAGAGCCTTCGCACTGCGCGGCTACTCACTCGTGGCACGCACGCGAAACAACTCTCTTTATGAGTTAACTAAACCCTAG
- a CDS encoding glycosyltransferase family 4 protein has translation MTKTPPLFVTNFNKNFTGVSATAAGVVRAQAKGMRLHLVGHPLPGCPDPIDLPTARALSRLAPDNHPFAIWHVRRNTEMRAAIWARDILRIPIRIVFTSAAQRRHSAFPRWLISRMDAVIATTDAAATYVPHVRAVVPHGVDTDAFHPAPDRASAWAATGFPGTRGIATVGRIRSEKGTDQFVDAMIRVLPDHPDTTALVIGRAGGSNETFLTDLRSRIAKANLTDRILFPGEIEPNQLRMIMRGLSLLVPLPRYEGYGMTPLEAMASGVPFVATDTGYFKAFSAQGKAGCVVPLGDIDGAVAHVQHLLGDSRQLKKMSDRALEVVRAQYGIQTEVNGINAVYNQLWNEAASG, from the coding sequence ATGACCAAGACGCCGCCCCTCTTTGTGACGAACTTCAACAAGAATTTTACCGGCGTGTCTGCAACCGCCGCAGGCGTTGTGCGTGCTCAGGCGAAGGGAATGCGCCTTCATTTGGTTGGCCACCCTTTGCCGGGTTGCCCTGATCCGATTGATCTACCAACCGCCCGCGCCTTGTCGCGGCTCGCTCCGGACAACCACCCGTTTGCCATCTGGCATGTGCGGCGCAACACCGAAATGCGCGCGGCGATCTGGGCGCGGGATATTCTTCGGATCCCGATTCGTATCGTTTTCACCTCCGCTGCGCAGCGCAGGCATTCTGCATTTCCGCGTTGGTTGATTTCGCGCATGGATGCTGTGATTGCCACAACCGATGCTGCGGCGACCTATGTTCCGCATGTGAGAGCTGTCGTGCCTCATGGCGTCGATACTGACGCCTTTCATCCCGCTCCTGACCGGGCCTCGGCTTGGGCCGCCACGGGTTTTCCGGGGACGCGTGGCATTGCAACGGTCGGGCGCATTAGGTCCGAGAAGGGAACAGACCAGTTCGTAGATGCTATGATCCGTGTGCTGCCGGACCATCCTGATACCACGGCGCTGGTCATTGGTCGGGCAGGGGGATCGAACGAGACGTTTTTGACAGACCTGAGATCGCGCATAGCGAAAGCGAATCTCACCGACAGAATCCTGTTTCCTGGTGAAATAGAGCCTAATCAGCTGCGGATGATTATGCGCGGACTGAGCCTTCTCGTACCACTTCCGCGATATGAGGGATATGGGATGACGCCATTGGAGGCTATGGCGTCGGGCGTGCCATTCGTGGCGACGGATACCGGGTATTTTAAGGCCTTTTCCGCACAAGGCAAAGCGGGCTGCGTGGTTCCCCTAGGCGATATTGATGGTGCAGTGGCGCATGTTCAGCATTTGTTGGGCGACTCGCGGCAGCTCAAGAAAATGTCAGATCGTGCCCTTGAAGTTGTGCGTGCGCAGTATGGCATTCAGACCGAAGTTAATGGCATAAACGCGGTCTATAATCAGCTTTGGAACGAGGCAGCCAGCGGATGA
- a CDS encoding DMT family transporter, translating into MNPNAKGALLALVAFGIFSTHDVVIKVLGGTYSPIQIVFFSVVLSFPLATMWLLRDQTHGTLLPRHPYWMIARTVAAVITGFSAFYAFSVLPLAQVYAIIFASPLLITVLAIPILGEEVRLRRWIAVLVGLCGVLVVLRPGQTDLGLGHLAALACAVCGAIASVIVRKIGREERTVVIMLYPMMANFLIMGALLPTVYVPMPIEDIGRIAIIALFAWVAGRFLIAAYNTGEAVIVAPMQYSQILWATAYGAFFFDEYPDIGTLIGSSIIIASGLYIVLRESRSATSETPVLRTRSRPETGTSPRIGPFLWPLHPKRRRAGKP; encoded by the coding sequence ATGAACCCGAACGCCAAAGGCGCCTTACTCGCACTGGTCGCGTTCGGGATATTCTCCACGCATGACGTTGTTATTAAGGTATTGGGCGGCACCTACTCGCCCATACAGATCGTGTTCTTCTCGGTCGTCCTTAGCTTTCCATTGGCAACGATGTGGCTGCTACGGGACCAAACCCACGGGACGCTTTTGCCTCGCCACCCGTACTGGATGATCGCGCGAACTGTTGCGGCGGTTATCACCGGGTTCTCTGCGTTCTACGCGTTTTCGGTGCTTCCACTGGCGCAAGTCTACGCAATCATTTTCGCATCCCCCCTTCTGATCACTGTGCTTGCTATCCCGATACTGGGTGAAGAAGTCCGGCTGCGCCGGTGGATCGCGGTTCTCGTAGGGCTTTGCGGGGTATTGGTTGTGCTGCGTCCGGGTCAGACCGATTTAGGCTTGGGCCATTTGGCAGCGTTGGCCTGCGCGGTGTGCGGTGCGATTGCTTCGGTCATTGTCCGCAAGATTGGACGGGAGGAACGCACCGTCGTCATCATGCTTTATCCCATGATGGCGAACTTCTTGATAATGGGCGCCCTGTTGCCGACGGTCTATGTTCCGATGCCAATTGAAGACATTGGCCGGATTGCAATAATCGCGCTGTTTGCGTGGGTCGCGGGTCGTTTTCTCATCGCCGCTTACAACACGGGCGAAGCGGTGATCGTCGCTCCAATGCAATACAGCCAGATCTTGTGGGCAACGGCCTATGGCGCGTTCTTCTTCGATGAGTATCCGGATATCGGCACGCTAATCGGATCGTCGATCATCATCGCAAGCGGCTTGTATATCGTGCTGCGCGAAAGCCGCTCCGCTACGTCCGAAACGCCGGTGCTTCGCACGCGCTCCCGGCCCGAAACCGGCACTTCACCACGCATTGGACCGTTTCTCTGGCCGCTTCACCCGAAGAGAAGGCGGGCGGGCAAGCCATAG
- a CDS encoding carbonic anhydrase: MSQVKPLPSYLINRYHGWKATTYTENEPWYRRLATDGQNPRAMVISCCDSRVHVTSIFGAEQGEFFIHRNIANLVPPYNPDGEYHGTSAAIEYAVGTLKVAHIIVLGHSNCGGVNGCHDMCSGHAPELEEKTSFIGRWMDILRPGYERVKDIEDEAERRSALEKEAVLVSLENLAGFPFIAKEMEQGMLSLHGLWTDIGEGGLEHYLPEAGFSPV; the protein is encoded by the coding sequence ATGAGCCAAGTAAAACCCCTGCCGTCCTACCTGATCAACCGCTACCATGGCTGGAAGGCAACAACATATACCGAGAACGAGCCTTGGTATCGGCGCCTTGCAACAGATGGTCAAAATCCGCGTGCTATGGTGATTTCGTGCTGCGACAGCCGCGTTCATGTAACTTCTATTTTCGGCGCTGAGCAGGGAGAGTTTTTCATTCACCGGAATATCGCCAACTTGGTGCCGCCCTATAATCCTGATGGTGAATACCACGGCACCTCGGCAGCGATTGAATACGCCGTAGGGACGCTGAAAGTTGCGCACATCATTGTGCTTGGTCATTCTAACTGTGGTGGCGTCAACGGGTGCCATGACATGTGTTCTGGTCACGCGCCGGAACTGGAAGAGAAGACCAGTTTTATCGGCCGATGGATGGACATTCTGCGACCCGGTTATGAACGCGTGAAAGACATCGAGGACGAAGCAGAACGACGTAGTGCATTGGAAAAAGAGGCCGTGCTGGTTTCGCTGGAAAACCTCGCAGGGTTCCCGTTCATCGCCAAAGAGATGGAGCAAGGCATGTTGAGCCTGCACGGCCTTTGGACCGATATCGGCGAAGGCGGCCTGGAGCATTACCTTCCCGAGGCGGGCTTTTCGCCAGTTTAG
- a CDS encoding glycosyltransferase family 25 protein, producing MTETFIIHLERAAGRRPHVDNIMRMSPYPARIWPACDGAAMDAKVRDQLVSSESLFQPTYPFALSMGEIGCFESHRTVWRHMVENELAAALILEDDVAIDKNVLTAALALAEAHISNLGYIQFQVREVKPPFSVVEQSGKTSLIRPEIIPLRTSAQLVSLDAARALLAASAQIDRPVDGFLQLFWETTIRPHCVVPSGVSDLTQASGGSTVSRRRSLMQKLKAAADRWTYRRRIAELSRQNS from the coding sequence ATGACCGAAACTTTCATCATCCATCTGGAACGCGCGGCGGGTCGTCGCCCGCACGTCGACAACATTATGCGCATGTCGCCTTATCCAGCGCGCATTTGGCCTGCATGTGACGGCGCTGCTATGGATGCTAAAGTTCGTGATCAGTTGGTTTCAAGTGAGTCATTGTTTCAACCAACCTATCCCTTTGCATTATCGATGGGCGAGATCGGGTGTTTCGAGAGCCATCGCACTGTGTGGCGTCACATGGTTGAAAACGAGCTGGCTGCCGCGCTGATCCTTGAAGATGACGTTGCCATCGACAAAAACGTGCTTACCGCAGCACTGGCCTTGGCCGAGGCACATATTTCGAATTTGGGATACATCCAGTTTCAAGTGCGTGAGGTTAAGCCCCCGTTTTCGGTTGTGGAGCAGTCGGGCAAGACGTCTTTAATCCGGCCTGAAATCATCCCGCTGCGCACATCGGCGCAATTGGTCAGCCTTGATGCTGCCCGTGCGCTGTTGGCCGCGAGCGCACAGATTGACCGCCCCGTTGATGGCTTTCTTCAGCTATTTTGGGAAACAACGATCCGCCCACATTGTGTTGTCCCTTCTGGTGTGTCCGATCTGACGCAAGCATCGGGCGGAAGCACAGTTTCGCGCAGGCGTAGCCTTATGCAGAAGCTGAAAGCTGCCGCTGATCGGTGGACATATCGCCGCCGGATTGCCGAGCTTTCCCGCCAGAACAGCTAG
- a CDS encoding aspartate-semialdehyde dehydrogenase, translated as MGYKIVVVGATGNVGREMLNILDERQFPVDAIEALASRRSIGTEVSFGDKTLKTKDLDTFDFTGWDIALFAVGSEATKKYAPKAASSGCIVIDNSSLYRYDPDVPLVVPEVNPEAVLDYHKKNIIANPNCSTAQMVVALKPLHDRARIKRVVVSTYQSVSGAGKEGIDELWDQTKSIYNPVDNKVFNKFTKQIAFNVIPHIDVFMEDGSTKEEWKMVAETKKIVDKSIKVTATCVRVPVFVGHSEAINIEFEDHLDEDEARDILREAPGVMVIDKREDGGYVTPVECVGDFATFISRIRQDSTIDNGLNLWCVSDNLRKGAALNAVQIAETLGTRVLKKG; from the coding sequence ATGGGTTACAAAATCGTCGTCGTAGGCGCCACGGGCAACGTGGGTCGCGAGATGCTGAACATTCTGGATGAACGTCAGTTCCCAGTGGATGCAATCGAGGCTTTGGCCTCCCGTCGTTCAATCGGCACCGAAGTTTCTTTCGGCGATAAAACCCTGAAAACCAAAGACCTGGACACCTTCGACTTCACCGGCTGGGACATTGCGCTGTTTGCTGTTGGATCTGAAGCCACAAAGAAATACGCGCCGAAGGCTGCCTCTTCCGGCTGCATTGTGATCGATAACTCGTCGCTTTACCGCTACGATCCCGACGTGCCTTTGGTGGTTCCTGAAGTGAACCCTGAAGCTGTGCTGGATTATCACAAGAAAAACATCATCGCGAACCCCAACTGCTCCACGGCACAGATGGTCGTCGCGCTGAAGCCGTTGCACGATCGCGCGCGCATCAAGCGGGTTGTCGTGTCTACCTACCAGTCGGTCTCTGGTGCGGGTAAAGAGGGCATCGATGAGCTTTGGGATCAAACCAAGTCCATCTACAATCCAGTGGACAACAAAGTGTTCAACAAGTTCACAAAGCAGATCGCGTTCAACGTGATCCCGCATATCGACGTGTTCATGGAAGACGGCTCCACCAAAGAAGAGTGGAAGATGGTCGCTGAAACCAAGAAGATCGTCGACAAAAGCATCAAGGTTACCGCGACCTGCGTCCGCGTGCCTGTCTTCGTGGGTCACTCGGAAGCAATCAACATCGAATTCGAAGACCACCTTGATGAAGACGAAGCGCGCGACATCCTGCGCGAAGCACCGGGCGTCATGGTGATCGACAAGCGCGAAGACGGTGGCTACGTGACCCCGGTCGAATGCGTCGGCGATTTCGCGACCTTCATTTCGCGCATCCGTCAGGACAGCACGATCGACAACGGCCTGAACCTGTGGTGCGTGAGCGATAACCTGCGCAAGGGTGCCGCCCTGAACGCAGTACAAATTGCCGAAACCCTTGGCACACGCGTGTTGAAAAAAGGCTAG
- a CDS encoding cupin domain-containing protein → MDLNSDFSKRVVVHSSKTPWVPSPMPGVDRQMLDRIGDEVARATSIVRYAPDSHFSAHTHTGGEEFIVLDGVFQDEHGDFPIGTYVRNPPTTSHTPGSDEGCTIFVKLWQFDLNDRTSVTVNLNDVELVPDDSRPNVNLAVLFRDEREEVRVESWDPDAEVDLDVPQGAEVLVLDGTVIEGANTLDKHDWLRLPVGSTLNAQAGPRGARVWMKLGHLPYAEEPNFAAD, encoded by the coding sequence ATGGACCTGAATTCAGACTTTTCTAAACGCGTGGTTGTTCATTCCAGCAAGACGCCTTGGGTGCCGTCTCCGATGCCTGGCGTCGATCGGCAAATGTTGGATCGCATTGGCGACGAGGTCGCTCGGGCGACATCGATTGTTCGCTACGCGCCCGACAGTCATTTTTCAGCGCACACGCATACGGGTGGCGAAGAATTCATCGTTCTGGATGGGGTGTTTCAAGACGAGCATGGCGATTTCCCTATCGGCACATACGTCCGAAACCCACCCACTACGAGCCATACACCGGGGTCGGACGAGGGGTGCACGATTTTCGTGAAGCTGTGGCAGTTTGATCTGAATGACCGAACCTCTGTCACAGTGAACCTGAATGACGTCGAACTCGTGCCAGATGATAGCCGGCCAAATGTAAACTTGGCCGTTTTGTTTCGCGATGAACGAGAAGAGGTCCGTGTCGAGTCTTGGGATCCGGACGCGGAGGTGGACTTGGACGTACCACAGGGGGCGGAGGTTCTTGTTCTCGACGGGACCGTTATCGAAGGTGCCAACACCTTGGACAAGCATGACTGGCTTAGACTTCCGGTGGGATCGACACTGAATGCACAGGCGGGGCCACGCGGTGCCCGCGTCTGGATGAAACTCGGTCACCTTCCCTACGCTGAAGAACCCAACTTTGCCGCTGATTAG
- a CDS encoding sodium-dependent bicarbonate transport family permease, which translates to MSDVLALAADNLLSPLILFFVLGVLAAFARSDLTIPEAAAKALSIYLLFAIGFKGGASVAAHGVDGGLVLSLLAGCMLSAVIPFVAFGLLRVMTQLSTTDAAAVAGHYGSISIVTFVACSTALTGRGLDPEGYMVAVAAVMEAPAILSALWLVSRMSGNSQMDSALWREILLNGSIVLLVGSFAIGAITGQDGLDKIASFIVSPFQGVLCLFLLDMGLVAGRGLRDSGRYLTPGVFAFGMLMPIVGSVFGLAVGLLLGLSTGGVALFMTLSASASYIAVPAAMRVALPEANPSIYLTLSLGITFPFNLTLGIPTYIAIASQATGG; encoded by the coding sequence ATGAGCGACGTGCTTGCGCTGGCGGCTGACAATCTGTTGTCACCGCTAATTCTGTTCTTTGTTCTGGGGGTCCTCGCGGCCTTCGCTCGCTCCGATTTGACGATCCCGGAAGCGGCCGCCAAAGCGCTGTCGATCTACCTATTGTTCGCCATTGGCTTCAAAGGCGGGGCATCAGTCGCGGCCCATGGGGTCGATGGCGGGCTGGTGCTGTCGCTGCTTGCCGGTTGCATGTTGTCGGCCGTTATACCGTTTGTTGCTTTCGGGCTGCTGCGCGTGATGACCCAGCTCAGCACGACAGATGCTGCTGCTGTTGCCGGTCACTATGGCTCCATTTCCATCGTGACCTTCGTTGCGTGTTCGACCGCCCTGACAGGTCGCGGTTTGGACCCTGAGGGATATATGGTGGCAGTAGCCGCTGTGATGGAAGCCCCTGCGATCCTATCAGCGCTTTGGCTCGTCTCTCGCATGTCGGGCAACAGCCAGATGGACAGCGCGCTGTGGCGGGAGATCCTGTTGAATGGCTCCATCGTTCTTCTTGTCGGTAGTTTCGCGATCGGTGCAATCACAGGTCAGGATGGCCTCGATAAAATCGCAAGCTTTATCGTCTCGCCGTTTCAAGGCGTTCTGTGTCTATTCCTGCTGGATATGGGCCTTGTCGCGGGGCGCGGGTTGCGTGATAGCGGCAGGTATCTGACACCGGGCGTGTTCGCATTTGGGATGCTTATGCCAATCGTTGGCAGCGTGTTCGGTCTGGCCGTGGGTCTGCTATTGGGGCTGTCCACAGGTGGCGTGGCGTTGTTCATGACATTATCCGCTTCCGCCAGCTACATTGCTGTTCCGGCGGCAATGCGCGTGGCATTGCCAGAGGCCAATCCGTCGATCTATCTGACACTATCTTTGGGGATCACGTTTCCCTTCAACCTGACCCTTGGCATCCCGACCTATATCGCGATTGCCAGCCAAGCTACTGGAGGATGA
- a CDS encoding DUF4139 domain-containing protein, whose product MFRSLALSAVLLSSAAFAEDVQVVAPVTSVTVYPQGATITRVISAELPQGKHRILVPYQAGSSNGPPRVKSPDGVAIGAIEVLNDFLSDPKAAYSPEQTAASERVDAAKDALQALEDVVVRGRSVVEAQSAKNAYLRSLTGASLTGADAEAMRAASDMVAEELAKAWTEQYAASVALRDDEKARDEAKKSLAQAELDLRRLSPPTGSVTILALSVEAANAGPVNLTLNTLNYNAGWRADYDLNLTRGDDARVAMERKVVMYQSTGELWSDVDLVLSTANPFAQVNPTEPYPSQAFIQAKGKAGPSSVVRSAPQAEYSLDLARADEGAPEPVLAAPRAQAVIDGLSVTYEYPDTVSLATGGGELILALDDFTFDAREFNRAAPRFDQTAFLMAEFTNSTQEPFLPGQMSVSRDGVFVGRSALPLIPAGDEAEVSFGTLEGLRLEYKLLDNDTGDRGFLTSSSTRMQQMEFSVENLLATTEEVQTIFALPYAEQEDLSITTSSRPSPDESDFEQKRGVSVWNLEVGPGEKKTVRVNVEMDWPEGQQLFWQP is encoded by the coding sequence ATGTTTCGTTCGCTTGCCCTATCCGCCGTTCTTTTGTCTTCCGCAGCCTTTGCCGAGGACGTTCAGGTGGTTGCACCTGTGACGTCTGTCACCGTCTATCCGCAGGGCGCCACTATCACCCGTGTAATCTCGGCGGAGCTGCCGCAGGGCAAGCATCGTATTCTGGTTCCCTACCAAGCTGGCAGCAGCAATGGCCCGCCCCGCGTGAAGTCGCCAGATGGCGTGGCAATCGGTGCGATTGAGGTCTTGAACGACTTTCTGAGTGACCCGAAAGCGGCCTACTCCCCTGAGCAGACGGCCGCGTCCGAGCGTGTCGATGCTGCTAAAGATGCTTTGCAAGCGCTAGAGGACGTTGTCGTGCGTGGCAGATCGGTCGTGGAAGCGCAAAGCGCTAAGAACGCGTATTTGCGGTCCCTAACCGGCGCTTCGCTAACCGGAGCCGATGCCGAGGCGATGCGCGCAGCAAGCGACATGGTTGCGGAAGAACTGGCGAAAGCATGGACAGAGCAATATGCGGCTTCAGTTGCTTTGCGCGATGACGAGAAAGCCCGCGACGAGGCCAAGAAATCCCTCGCACAGGCCGAGCTGGACTTGCGCCGCTTATCCCCGCCAACGGGCTCTGTGACCATTCTGGCCTTGTCCGTTGAGGCTGCAAACGCAGGTCCGGTCAATCTGACATTGAACACCCTGAATTATAACGCGGGCTGGCGGGCGGATTACGACCTGAACCTGACCCGCGGTGATGATGCGCGCGTCGCGATGGAGCGTAAGGTCGTCATGTATCAATCTACCGGAGAATTATGGTCGGATGTTGATTTGGTCCTGTCGACAGCGAACCCGTTTGCGCAGGTGAACCCGACCGAGCCCTATCCGTCTCAAGCGTTCATACAGGCGAAGGGCAAGGCAGGCCCTAGCTCCGTTGTTAGGTCTGCACCGCAAGCGGAGTACAGCCTTGATCTGGCCCGTGCCGATGAGGGTGCACCAGAACCGGTTCTGGCTGCTCCTCGCGCCCAAGCCGTTATTGACGGCCTGTCTGTTACCTATGAATATCCTGACACAGTAAGCCTTGCCACTGGCGGCGGGGAGTTGATCCTTGCCCTAGACGATTTCACCTTCGACGCTCGTGAATTTAATCGTGCGGCGCCCCGTTTCGACCAAACCGCGTTCTTGATGGCGGAGTTCACCAACTCCACGCAGGAACCCTTCCTGCCCGGTCAGATGTCGGTCTCCCGTGACGGCGTTTTCGTCGGCCGCAGCGCTTTGCCGCTGATCCCTGCGGGCGACGAGGCCGAAGTGTCCTTCGGCACGCTCGAAGGCCTGCGCCTCGAGTATAAATTGCTGGACAACGACACAGGCGACCGTGGCTTCCTGACTTCCAGCAGTACTCGGATGCAGCAGATGGAGTTCTCGGTGGAAAACCTACTTGCCACGACAGAAGAGGTCCAAACCATATTCGCGCTGCCCTATGCAGAGCAGGAAGATCTCAGCATCACAACAAGTTCGCGCCCGTCACCGGATGAGAGTGATTTCGAGCAAAAGCGCGGTGTGTCTGTCTGGAACCTTGAAGTCGGTCCGGGCGAAAAGAAAACCGTGCGCGTGAACGTCGAGATGGACTGGCCCGAAGGGCAGCAGCTGTTCTGGCAGCCGTAG